The DNA window TGTGATGCCAATAGGTGTTAGgcatagggtttttttggggatgAGGATGTGATGTTACAGGATCTGTAGCTTCCCCTTGCCACAGCTGAGCTGATGCACATCTATCTTGAGTGGCCCACAGTGGCTGCATGCACCTGCCATCTTGCCCATTTAGACCGGAGCTACACACCACCTATGTTCAAAACGTGATAACAAACGTGCTAAGGCCAAAACTAATTTTGAAAGAAGgaattttaggattttttcaAGCAAAGGAACTGCTATTGGGGTGGGTACACTTTAGGTCAAAATGCCCCATGGCTCACAAACTccctttgttcctttttttcagtaCCCTGAAGCCTGGTATAAATTGCATGACAATGAAATAATCAATAAATAGAGCAACATGGTTATGTATCTTGGCAACGATGATGCTAATCAACCATGTAAACTGACTTTgcgcgctctctctctctctctctctctctcccttaaTGCAGTGAAATCCCAGCTGTCTGCAGTAAAGGAGTGATGCTGGCTCTCTGCAGCGCTTGGAGACATGGACAGCCCTTTCTCCCACCTGCCTCCTCTCCTACTACACACAAGGTTTCTGCTTCAGCAACCCAAAAGCTCACTAAATGCTCCCTGGGGTAGAAAGTGCACAACAATATCCAACACCAGCTGGAATCACCTTCACCTGCCTGGAGAACATCTGTCATGTTTGGATTCTTGGGAATTTGGTCCTCCCGTGGTTAAGCTGCTGGAAGGTCTTCTGGGAGCAAACTGCATCACTCTGTGCTGGCACATGGCATCACTTGGCATCTTCCTGAGTAACGAGCAGATTGGATCATTTGTGGGTCTGTATAGCGTGGTGTTATACATGTCCTTGCCTCTTGCTCCTGCTTTGCTCTCAAATCCTTGTGCCTATTGCAGTATATAGGTGCTGGGTGGGAAATCCTACCTGCAGAGCCCATGCAGGCAGCTGGTACTGGGAGGTCTCATAACCAATGCAACCAGCCCACTCTTGCAGCAAAGGGTATTTTTCCTCTATTATATGTTATTGCCGTGAGGGGATGTAACTCCTGTGCGGCTGGAGTCCTCCTGTCTGCCTGCAGTGGTCAGGGAGAGCGTCCGCCGCTTCCCTCCCCTCCGggcctgcagccaggcaggtcTGGAGCCAGGAACCgagcagcaccagccctgccAAACAGCAGATTTTCAGTGTAGTGAAGTGAAGGATGAATCTGCAGGAAACCAAGCaggaaacttgatttttttccaaggaaaccactaacagaattaacatcttCCCACAGTCTGGTTTTTGGTTGCATCACATCACCTTTCTCCTGGCCACAGAGAGGAGACCAGGCAAAGTTTGGACTTGCTCTGTCCACTCTATAAACAttgatttctctgtgtgtttccaGTCTGCCATGTCCAGCAAATGCTCTGAAAAGCTCATGCCATGCTGATTCATGGTGGTGGGGAATAAAAACACAAGCTATATAGTCAATATGAAATCAAGATTAATGGCTTTTCAGCTTGATTTCCTCTGTGTGAAACAAATCCTGTGTTGTGATTTGGCTATTTAATGTTTGTTCAATGTTAGGCATTAATAGCAATTTCTCTGTGTGCATAGGTCATTTGTTCACATATTTTGGACTTTCCCTCATCTCAGCCTTGCGCTGCTCTTGCTTTGCTTAACCACAGAGAAAATTCCTGGAGATAATCACTTGCCTCCAGGGATTAAGCgtaaaagagcagaaaatgagCCCAACCTCTGGTGCTGGTGTTTATCCTTGCTCCCTGCATTCCTGTGGCAGCTCAGAGGTGGATATGGAAAGCTGATCGGGGCTGCTCTCCCCGCAGTTTGCTTTGGCATCTGCACTGGGGTTTAATTTGAATGTGCTCGGCTGGAAAACTGCCTCTTGTCTTTTGACGAATGTGTGTTAGTGATGCCACTGAGCCTTTCTGCCTTGGGGCTGTCCGCCAGGATGGTGTATGATGAGCTGCCTGGCTCTGACTTGCCCCATCCGCTGCGAAATGATGGCTATCAGCCTCATCTCCCTGGCTTATGATcagctgggaaggaagaagctCAACCAAGAGCAGCCCATGGCACAGAGGAGCCCGCTGTCTCCATCGCACGGCTAAGAGAAATGTAATTACATCCGTAGCATTTCCATCAATaccaagcagcagcaggctgagtCTCAGGGGAGGTTTTTCGTTGCATTGAATTCTGACTTTATTAATTACCAGCCTCTGATCTCATTTGAGGGTTAAGTTTATGAAACTGAATCcttatttctctgctttccttatTCAGCTGTCTTACTGAGTTTTGTACAGTGGATGGTTTGGACCTTAAAAACTCCCAAGGTGTCTTGTTCTTCAGGCATGAGCTGTACAGGGGAAGCGGAGGAGCAAGGGGAGATGACGGAGACATACAGAAGTCCTGgtggaagacagagaaagaaattacatctcaggaaaactgaaaatgggGACAGTTGCACACTGTCAAAGGTCTCACTCCCAAATTATAGTTTATTTTACCCTTGCTGGGAATTCCCCTTCCCACGTGGGATGCTGGTGGCAGCACCCagagccgccccccccccatgcccagtgaggggACGCTGCAGTGGGGTGCTTTAGCAGAGGCACCCACCACCCTTTGGTGCAGCCTGGGCTGCTCACCTCCTCCCGGGGAAAGCTTTCCAGCCTCTCCCTATTTATCCAGTGAGCACCAGACTTGGCTGTAGGCACTTAAAGGAGTGCCTGTTTTTTATCTAgacatcaaatattttttttttttaaagggaaaatagcCACTAAACAGCCCTTGAAGCTTCAGGCTAATGTGTAATTCCACTCAAAGAGCTTCGTTAGATAATTGTCATActtttctgagagaaaataGAGCAATTGAGGCTCGTAATTAAAAGCTATTCAGACAGCTTTGATCTTTCCCTCTTCATCTTCACTTACCAAAAACAAATGCCAACGAGAAACGCTTGGCAATATTTACTGTCACTATTCTTGGCATTTGCCTTTAAATTaactcctcttcctccattcTAGGAAAAGAGAGGTGGGGGAAGAGAAATGTGGCAATGATGTGTGGCACGTGGCTTTTTCAAGAGGGGGTTCTTtggaaagctcttttttttttttaaattttttttttggagggtgcCTGGTGTCCTGTCACTCCACGACGACAGCAAACGTGGAGCTCCTCTGGAGGCCTCAGAGCGTCCCTGGATCAAGGGTTTATCACCCCAAAACCAACTTCAGCCACGGCCTTGGCTGCAGTGGTGGTGTAGGTGGGCTAAGACCCAACAGTCTGCCCCGGGCATGGGACAGGGAGCTGCCAGTGCCGCGTCCCCTCAGGTGACCTCCTGAAGGGACTCCAGCCTGGGCAGTCCCCTTCTCTTCAGCAGCAGGTGGGAATGTCAACCCTTGAGGTGCTGAGACCCTCTGAAGGCACCAAACCGGGCTCGTTTCTCCCAGAACTAGCAGTAAAGCCGGAGGGTCACCGGTTCCTTTCCTTGCGTTTGCAGCAGGACCATGAGTGGCACATTAGCACCTGATCGTCCCTAATTGAGATGACGCCCAGGGACTACCAGCATCCGTGGGCAACAAGGTGAGCGGTACGGATAGGTCAGGCTGtacagaaaagggagaaattcTGTCTCTTGGATTGCTTTTAACAGTGTTCTCTAGAGATGCTTCTGCTTCATATCTTCTATATTCCAAGTTTTTGctcatccattttttttcacatctaAAGATGCTTCTGAGAGCTGGGACTTCATCTCTCAGTGGGATATTATTGCTTTTCTCACCCAAAATCGTGACCAGCAGTAGGAGACAGTGCAAGACTGTGTAAGTACCAGGGGATTATGGCTTCATGGGGGAAcaagctgcagcacagctcgGACGAGGACAATTGATCGAAACAGCCATTATGACTTGCTGTAGCAGAAAGACTTAAAAAGCAATAGTCATTTCCGATCGCCGCCTCTTATCTCAGATGCCTGCATTTAAAGCCTGCGATGGGAATATGAGTCCTGTATAAGCCCTAATTCCTGTTTCTGGGGTGGAAAAtggctccttctccctctcccagggATGATGAAGCAGAGTTCTCCAGGTCTATCTGTCCTCATGGGTGCAGCCGGCGCAGGGAAGGCGATGTCCTTCCCGGagaggaggcaggcaggagcctgctgccttcctccgTGCTGCTGCAGTGGGCAGGAGCAAGCGGAAAGCTTTCAGCTCCTGCTGTAACCAGGGAGCTGCGAGGTTACCCAGCACCTTTGCACTCATTAAGACATCCCGGACTGTCCCGGAAGGAAATTTCCCCGGCTTCGGGGCTGAGCTGGCTTCCCCACACGACACACGGCCGGCTGGGAAGGCGGTTaggaggagagggagctgtgcGGGTGCCTGATTCATCCTCCTGCGACCCTGCAGAGCTTGGTTTAGAAGGCGATTTATTTGGTGAATTGTTAGTGGGATttatttcccctcttccagtcttCAAGATGCGACTAATGTGGGCCGGTGTGATCTGCAGTaaaccagccccagcagcgtgaTGAAATTCAAACGAGCTGGGGTGTGGGTTTTCCCTGGGGTGAACTTGCGCAACGAGTGGGCAAATGTCTCCTCCAAGGTGGTTTCTGCTCTCCCAGAAACAGCAGTATCAGCCTGGCCTGGGGTGCTGTGCTCCGAGGGTCTGCCCGGGCACGGACAGCACGGGTTTGCAGCCTTCCCCGCAGAAGCACGGTACCAGCCTGCGTGAGAGGCTGAGCAGCGCTGCGGGAGCCACCGGCGATGCCGAGCTGAAAGCAGAGAGTGCCGCTTAGTGCCGCCGGGCTGAAACACAGGGCACCGGCCAGCTCGGTGCACCGATGAGAGCCGGGGACCCTCCTAAGCACGGGAGGAGATCTTGGCTAGAGCAAGCCCCTTCTCCCCTTTGTAGCCTTGCACCCCATAAGAGAAAAGAGGAGTTGGCGCTCCCATCTTAAGCATTTTATGTAAGGAAAAGCccaggtgcaggcaggatgctgtAGTAAGAGGAGATGCTGTTGGATGGGGCTGTTCGTCTTCCGGGAGGGAGGGCTCCGGGGTAACTGAGCAATGTCTGTAAATGCCTGAtggagggggcagaggagagggagccAGACTCTCCTCGGTAGTGTCCAGTGGCAGGACACAatgcacaaactgaaatacgggaaattccatttaaattccatttaaacataggaaaaaacTTCTGCTGTCAGAGTGGTGaagtactggaacaggttgccccaAGTTGAGGAAgttccatccttggagacagtcAAACCCAAGTGGACATGGTCCTGGACAATCTGCTCcgggtgaccctgcttgagcagggggggttggagcGTGCGAACTCCAGAGGTGCCTCCAACCTCAGCCactttgtgattctgtgacaatCGTGACATTTGCTTCAAAGGCAAAAAGCTCCAGCAATGAGAGTCAGGTCTGAAAGTGGGTGGCTTAAACTTGAAAGATACTTTTCACCTAATGGAATATATTGCCTTTCCTACAGCCCTAACACCAATGAACAGCAGCATTGCAGCTAACTAGAAAATTTATGTGTGAGGCGGCATCATTTGAGTCAGTTTTCTGCACTCAGAGAGGTTTTTCCATCTGGGGAGCCCGTTGCCAGCAGGTGGCAACCGTGCTAAAGCAGTGGGTACCCGTGGTGCCCGCCTGGGcaggctggctctgctccctgggctGCTCCAGGGGGTCATGCAACACCTCTGCACTCCCTCATCTGCTGCTGGtacctgcctccttccctgtgAAGGTCGGTCAGGACCACAGCACCCAGCTTTCCTTCCAGAATCAGACACCCATATGGTTCCCAGTCCTCCATCTGCCAGGtcttccccctcttctcccaaTTCCTGAAAAATCCTTGTGTTTTCTGATAGTTGCAAGGTACAGCTAGTGAGAAATAGAGACAAACTATAAAACTTGGCTCTGAGAACCTTGTGGGCACTAAGTCTGGGGGTTTAAGACTCTGGGATTAAGGACCCACTGCTGTGGTCTGTTCCTCATCAGGCTGGCTGAGAGAGGGGATTCAGCTCTTGATCTTTACAGCAAGTTAATGTTGCAGTTGGTATAAGTAAAAAAGTTCCTGGAGAAATTTTACCTGGAAAAATGTGTTCTCCTTCATTGTCCTTCCAAAGCTAACACCTTTAATACAGAAAAGGCAACACAAGTGATCTTGTATTCACAaatctctttcagttttctaaaagggaaaaatgaaattgccATCATGATGTATTGAAGGTTGCTAATTTTGGTGTCAGTGCCCTGAGAGCACTGATAGGACTGAATTGCCCTGAGTGGCCTCACCTGGGGCCTCCACCCACACCCTCACCCATTGCTCCAGGAGCCCATTTAAGCTGAGCCCTACAACCTCCCTCCCTGGTTTTTGGAGGGGTGCCTGTTTCTAGCCCTGCCTTCTGATGGACCTTGGACTTATGTTGCAGCCTTGTCTTCAGCCCCATTTTCTGGGTGGACCTTGGATGACTGCTGTAGGTAGCTTGTCTCCTTGATGGGCTCTGGTATGTGCCATGTAGCTGGTCTCCAGTCCTGTCTCTAGACCCatattcttttgttttacttgtcCTGCACTTTCCTGGTGGAGTTTAGAGAGGTAAGAGCCCAGCTTGATGCTTGGGGATCtggggaaagctggagagaacaATATTAATTGAGACAGCCTCCCTTAAACCAGTAATATATATACTTTACAGGGATTAAAGGGTGTGGGAATAAGCTTTTCACAGCCTCCCACTTAGCACAGCCCTACAAGACAGCTTACTACTGTATTCAGCTGGGCATCACCCTCTAGAACAAGGGCTGGGAGCAGTTTGGTTTTTGCAGAGGTGAGGAGGGGAGGTAGTCTCTGGCATTGCTTTGACATAAAAGGTCCACTCAGATTTGACGAGGTGCTTTGGTGGCTAATACAGAGCCCAACCGAGGGAGCTGTGGCACGTGCACTATCCTGGCTGTGGCAGGTCACTGCTGAGAACGGAATGTGGCAAtgagccctgctctcctccacaggtactgtatttctgatttctagactgtatttctgatttctctcaGCCCCTGGATCTGTTGAAGTACTTTACTACTTACCTGTTAAAGAAGGAATTTTATCTGCAGTGCTTGCTAGAGTTTTTCTTGTGGCTTACAGAACACCTTAATGTTGTTATAAGTGtacaatatttatttcacagtagGTAAAATGCAATATATATCACAAAGATGTGGGACAAATAGTATAAGTTTGCTCTGGTGAAAAAAGGACCAGTCTCTTTTTCCCATGAGGTTTATTTCATTAATTGctcttaaataaatatatatttgaaactGAACAGGAACAATTagtcaaaaataatttctaacaCAAATTCCCACAGTTGCTATAGTATTTGTATGGTGTGTTGTTTAACACTACGTTTGAGACATGAATCTTGCTTTTGGTTTAAATTTAACTTGTGTTAACAGCTCGGGAAAGAGGGAATTTAGGGTGGAAAATAGACATCCCTTAATCAAAAATAAAGCCATAACACATACACGCATACATGGATATGAAAATGGTTAGTTTTCCAAATTCTCATCTTGCATCCTCTGTCCACTTTATTGATATGTCATTGAAAGTGCTTGTTAGCTCTGTCCCATGAAACGATCCTCCAAATAACATAGCTGTTAAGAGCTGAGCATTACATTAATTTGAAAGCTGGGCTCCAGCTTGTCTGTGCTGTACAGCAGATGGCAATAAAGGACCACTATGTAGTAGAAGTACACATCTGAAAAGGAAGTTTTCTGTCCTAATGCTTCGGGGGGTGtgattaaaaatgagaatatagAAGTGCAACTTTGAGAAGTTGGGAGgtgcagagaggggaaaatgcaaGAATTGTAAGCAGGACAAACCATGTGAATGATAATGATAACCAGACACATATATTACATGTAAATGAGAGAAAGAACATTGTGCGTTCATTAGCCACCCCTTTAGTTGGCAAAGGTGCCCCTGCAAAAAGCCATGGGAGAGAAGGGATCTGTGAGCCTCAACCCACTGTTCAAGAAGTTCTGCATTCCAGCATCTTCCGGAAACTTTTCCGAAAACTGTCATCCAGGAAAGCATACAAGAAAGGATTCAAGCATGAATTGGCATAGCTTAGGCTGGTGATGAAGTAGGATATACCGATGACCATGGAGGTCTGGGGCAAGTCAGTGGTCAAAGCCACAATGGTGGCCAAGTGGAAGGGGGTCCAACAGAAGAGACACACAGCTAGGACTATGAAGACCATAATAGTGACTTTCTTCTTGGCTTTGTCGAGAGCTTTAGCATTAGAGTTCAAGTGCATGTTCCTTAGCTTGTAGAGCATCATGGTATAGAGGATGCAGATGGTGGATACTGGAATGGCAAAGCCAAGAATGAGGGTATAGATCCTGCTGGCTTTGAACCAAAACCTCTCAGGCTTGGGGAAATTGAGACCGCAACTCTTGATCTCCAGGTCATCTATGTAGACATTGGCAAAGATGATGAAAGGGAGAACTATGATGGTGACTAGGATCCAGATGCACAAACTGACAATCCTGGCTGCTCGGTATGTACGATGTGGCATCCTCTTGGACCTGACTGTAGCCAGTACTACCAGATACCTGTCTATGCTCATCACTGTTAGGAAATAAATGCTGGAGAAGATATTGTAGTGGTCTATGGACAAGATAACCTTGCAGAGAACTTCTCCAAAGGGCCAGTAGTGGAGGAGGTGTTCAGCAATATTAATGGGCAGGACAAGTGTGAACAAGTCATCAGCTATAGCAAGGTTCAGGATGAACATGTTTGTCACAGTCTTCATCTTGGGGGCCTTGAGGATCACATAGATGACAGCAGTGTTGCCTGTGAGCCCAACAGCACAGATCACTGAGTAAATCACAGGTAGGACAATGTAGAAATCAGCTGCCTGCTCTTGGAAGGTTAAGTTGAACCTCATACTGTTGTCCAGGTAGCAGTTGTTGCCTGCATTGCTGCAGGTGCTGTTCAAATCATTCGAGAGAGAGCTGTTTCCCATGCCTGCTGGTCACAGACTACCCTCAGATGTCATTGAAAGCCTTGCTAGCCCAGGTGGGAGagccttttttctgtttgataaGCAGTTGCTATCTCATCTAGAAGTGGGTTATTTCCAAAGAGGAGGTTGTGAGGCAGCATGGACCATCTAACTTACCTCTCCTGCTCCCAACCATTGTGGAAGTTAGATTTTGAAGTGATTGggggtgtaaaaaaaaaaaaaaaaattgaatgacACATAAGGCTCCATTGACAAAGCAAACAAGAGAATTATAACTCCCTATGTAAGTCAAGGAACTCTTCTGTCTGAGAGCATCCTGGTGAGATCTGGCTTTTCTTTGCTGGGGAAGTCAAGTGGCTCCTGTTCAGTGCTCTGCAGCAAGAGTCCTTctcggggctggcaggaacagggagggcagagaggaagCTTTGTGCCTGGTCTGCTGTTCACAACCCTTGGAGGACTTGAGGGATGGCTGCTGTCTCACACAGCACTTGCTTTTCCATGCCGGAGCAGAAGCGTTGCAGTATTTAATCAGTGCCTTTCTCTGTGTTGGAGTTCAGACTCTTTTCATTGACTGagatttcacaaaaaaaaatgaagaagtttCCAACACGGCTACTCCCCACTCCCAGGGTTCCCTAGCAAAAgaaggagaggggggaaaaaaatagagttcAAGGAGTATTTCCAAAACTAAGGGTTAAAAGGGCTTAAACCACAATTACAGTAACCCTTTAACCAAGGGTAGGTTATGAACTTAGTCAATATGAAGACAATCCCCATTGCAAACAACTGTGGCAGCACACAAAACTTGGCACAGATGGACAGACAAACCTGTAAATCTCAAAAGTTCAGGATTATtcagggaagggggggagagaaagagagaagtacCCTGAAAGCAAATCCACTTTAGAGTTAAAGCAAGAATTACCCCATCTGTTTACATCTGTCTAGTAGTTGCCACATCAGTTGCTATTGCCTGACCCATGCTTCCAAGAATTCCTCCGCAGGGAAGCGAGCAAACAACCAACCCCCCCTGTGAAGATCAAAGAATTGGCAACTGGTCCCCAGGCTCTGCAAAGAAGTCTCACTTCACTAGCGTTTTGTTGCCACGCAGCAATAAAGTAAGCAGGAAAGTCAGGATTGGGAATCGAGGGTTGAAGTGCCCCTTACCTGGTGAGCGGCTCCGGCTGCCTCCTCCGGCACCTGCTGCTCGGCACTGTTGAGCCTCTTCTCTCTAATCCGAGTTGGAGGAGGGTCTCCGGGATGCTGACGTTTCCCGGCTTTGCAATCATATCAACATGgtggctctgtgtgtgcattGCATGGCTGAGCAATTAGCACTTGTTCACAccagggaaagggaggagaaaaagttttctctctgcagggctgtttaaATAGTAAATAGGGCAGATGCTGGTGAGCAGCTGATGCTCCAGGGCTGTTCCCTTCAGGAATGAGGGAGATGTTGAGGTGCACAAGCAGCACCCAGGGCTGACAAGCTGTGGCTGGCTGAATGAGGGATGTGGGAAGGGGGGGTTAAACTGCTTCGGTAGGGAACACTGGCTGGTTTTAACaaatgggggaggaggggggagggagtCGAGGAGGGTACACAACATTACAGTGctcaaaatgaacaaataaacagACCTACCGTGCCAGATCTGTACTGGTTTCAGCTGCTCTGGGGGAACCCGGCTGGTTTTCCCCAGCTGGGTCTCTGGTCCAGCTCTGGAAATGCAGCTGAATCCTTCAGATGTGCATCACAAGGTGCAAGAGTCCTGTGAAGCTCAGCAGAAATGCACCCCAGGTTATATAGCAAAACCAGCACCAATATAGGATCACTTTACCTTCATGTCcctataaaaaaagaaaaaaggaaatcaaggGTCTTTCAATTCTCCTTTAGTCTTTTAAATATATCCTCCAACTGCAGGTTGCCTGACCTTTGCTTTAACACCAGGCgagagaaaaatgcaagcaTCCATCAGTGCTACGCGTGGCAGT is part of the Grus americana isolate bGruAme1 chromosome 17, bGruAme1.mat, whole genome shotgun sequence genome and encodes:
- the NPBWR2 gene encoding neuropeptides B/W receptor type 2; this encodes MGNSSLSNDLNSTCSNAGNNCYLDNSMRFNLTFQEQAADFYIVLPVIYSVICAVGLTGNTAVIYVILKAPKMKTVTNMFILNLAIADDLFTLVLPINIAEHLLHYWPFGEVLCKVILSIDHYNIFSSIYFLTVMSIDRYLVVLATVRSKRMPHRTYRAARIVSLCIWILVTIIVLPFIIFANVYIDDLEIKSCGLNFPKPERFWFKASRIYTLILGFAIPVSTICILYTMMLYKLRNMHLNSNAKALDKAKKKVTIMVFIVLAVCLFCWTPFHLATIVALTTDLPQTSMVIGISYFITSLSYANSCLNPFLYAFLDDSFRKSFRKMLECRTS